The Neomonachus schauinslandi chromosome 11, ASM220157v2, whole genome shotgun sequence genome contains a region encoding:
- the HRAS gene encoding GTPase HRas isoform X1 produces the protein MTEYKLVVVGAGGVGKSALTIQLIQNHFVDEYDPTIEDSYRKQVVIDGETCLLDILDTAGQEEYSAMRDQYMRTGEGFLCVFAINNTKSFEDIHQYREQIKRVKDSDDVPMVLVGNKCDLAARTVESRQAQDLARSYGIPYIETSAKTRQGVEDAFYTLVREIRQHKVRKLSPPDEGGPGCMSCKCLLS, from the exons ATGACAGAATATAAGCTTGTGGTGGTGGGCGCTGGAGGTGTGGGGAAGAGTGCCCTGACCATCCAGCTCATCCAGAACCACTTCGTGGATGAGTATGACCCCACCATCGAG GACTCCTATCGGAAGCAAGTGGTTATCGATGGTGAAACGTGCCTGCTGGACATTTTGGACACGGCGGGCCAGGAGGAATATAGTGCCATGCGGGACCAGTACATGCGCACTGGAGAGGGCTTCCTGTGTGTGTTTGCCATCAACAACACCAAGTCTTTCGAGGACATCCACCAGTACAG GGAGCAGATCAAGCGAGTGAAGGACTCCGATGACGTGCCCATGGTGCTGGTGGGGAACAAGTGTGACCTGGCTGCTCGCACCGTGGAGTCCCGGCAGGCGCAGGACCTCGCCCGCAGCTATGGCATCCCCTATATCGAGACGTCGGCCAAGACTCGCCAG GGCGTGGAGGACGCCTTCTACACGCTGGTGCGAGAGATCCGGCAGCACAAGGTGCGAAAGCTGAGCCCGCCCGACGAGGGTGGCCCAGGCTGCATGAGCTGCAAGTGCCTGCTCTCCTGA
- the HRAS gene encoding GTPase HRas isoform X2, with translation MTEYKLVVVGAGGVGKSALTIQLIQNHFVDEYDPTIEDSYRKQVVIDGETCLLDILDTAGQEEYSAMRDQYMRTGEGFLCVFAINNTKSFEDIHQYREQIKRVKDSDDVPMVLVGNKCDLAARTVESRQAQDLARSYGIPYIETSAKTRQGSRSGSGSSSGTLWDPPGPL, from the exons ATGACAGAATATAAGCTTGTGGTGGTGGGCGCTGGAGGTGTGGGGAAGAGTGCCCTGACCATCCAGCTCATCCAGAACCACTTCGTGGATGAGTATGACCCCACCATCGAG GACTCCTATCGGAAGCAAGTGGTTATCGATGGTGAAACGTGCCTGCTGGACATTTTGGACACGGCGGGCCAGGAGGAATATAGTGCCATGCGGGACCAGTACATGCGCACTGGAGAGGGCTTCCTGTGTGTGTTTGCCATCAACAACACCAAGTCTTTCGAGGACATCCACCAGTACAG GGAGCAGATCAAGCGAGTGAAGGACTCCGATGACGTGCCCATGGTGCTGGTGGGGAACAAGTGTGACCTGGCTGCTCGCACCGTGGAGTCCCGGCAGGCGCAGGACCTCGCCCGCAGCTATGGCATCCCCTATATCGAGACGTCGGCCAAGACTCGCCAG GGCAGCCGCTCTGGCTCTGGCTCCAGCTCCGGGACCCTCTGGGACCCTCCGGGACCCCTGTGA